The following proteins are encoded in a genomic region of Oncorhynchus kisutch isolate 150728-3 linkage group LG18, Okis_V2, whole genome shotgun sequence:
- the fzd4 gene encoding frizzled-4 produces MGRAVDALAALALSLALLCVPGHLGLVRAFGEETEEMTCDPIRIAMCQDLGYNVTKMPNLVGNVLQSDAELQLTTFTPLIQYGCSSQLKFFLCAVYVPMCTDKVPIPIGPCGSMCLSVKRKCLPVLIEFGFVWPELLNCSLFPPQNDHNHMCMEGPGDEDAPFHPVRPLPPQEEECQALGAGPDQYAWVRRSHSCALQCGYDAGLYRREAKVFTDVWMAVWAVLCFLSTTLTVLTFLLDSTRFSYPERPIIFLSMCSNLYSVAYLVRLTLGRERVSCDLEEAAVPVLVQEGLKSTGCAIVFLLLYFFGMASSLWWVILTLTWFLAAGLKWGHEAIEMHSSYFHIAAWAIPAVKTIVILIMRLVDADDLTGLCYVGNLQQEALTGFVVAPLATYLLIGTLFICAGLVALFKIRSNLQKDGAKTDKLERLMVKIGVFSVLYMVPASTVIGCYLYQLSHWGDFRASARDSYVAAEMLRIFMSLLVGITSGMWIWSAKTLHTWKRCSARLWRDGRAGRGKRAPGDSWIKPGKGNETVV; encoded by the exons ATGGGTCGGGCTGTGGACGCTCTTGCTGCGTTAGCGCTCTCCCTCGCGCTGCTCTGCGTTCCAGGACACCTTGGTCTGGTGCGTGCGTTCGgcgaagagacagaggagatgaCGTGCGACCCGATACGCATCGCCATGTGCCAGGACCTGGGCTACAACGTCACCAAGATGCCCAACCTGGTGGGCAACGTCCTGCAGTCAGACGCCGAGCTCCAGCTCACCACCTTCACACCACTCATACAGTATGGCTGCTCCAGCCAactgaag ttcttcCTGTGTGCCGTGTACGTGCCCATGTGTACAGACAAGGTTCCCATCCCCATCGGGCCGTGTGGcagcatgtgtctgtctgtcaagaGGAAGTGTCTGCCAGTCCTAATAGAGTTTGGTTTCGTCTGGCCAGAGCTGCTCAACTGCAGCCTGTTCCCCCCTCAGAACGACCACAACCACATGTGTATGGAGGGTCCAGGGGACGAGGACGCCCCTTTCCACCCTGTCCGACCCCTGCCCCCCCAGGAGGAGGAGTGCCAGGCCCTGGGGGCCGGGCCAGACCAGTATGCCTGGGTGAGGCGGAGCCACAGCTGTGCACTGCAGTGTGGGTATGACGCGGGGCTGTACCGGCGCGAGGCCAAGGTGTTTACAGACGTGTGGATGGCAGTGTGGGCGGTGTTGTGTTTCCTCTCTACCACCCTGACCGTCCTCACCTTCCTCCTGGACTCAACACGTTTCTCCTACCCCGAGAGACCCATCATCTTCCTCTCCATGTGCTCCAACCTCTACAGCGTGGCCTACCTG gtGCGCCTGACTCTGGGTCGGGAGCGTGTATCCTGTGATCTGGAGGAGGCAGCAGTTCCTGTTCTGGTACAGGAAGGGTTAAAGAGTACCGGCTGTGCCATAGTCTTCCTCCTGCTCTACTTCTTTGGCATGGCCTCCTCGCTGtg gtgggtgattctgactctgacctggttcCTGGCTGCAGGGTTAAAGTGGGGTCACGAGGCCATCGAAATGCACAGCTCCTACTTCCACATAGCAGCCTGGGCCATCCCCGCCGTCAAGACCATCGTCATCCTCATCATGCGACTAGTAGACGCTGATGACCTCACGGGGCTTTGCTACGTGGGTAACCTACAGCAAGAGGCCCTGACGGGCTTCGTGGTCGCCCCGCTCGCCACCTACCTCCTCATCGGGACATTGTTCATCTGCGCCGGCCTGGTGGCCCTGTTTAAGATCCGTTCCAACCTGCAGAAGGACGGGGCCAAGACGGACAAGCTGGAGCGTCTGATGGTGAAGATCGGGGTGTTCTCTGTGCTGTACATGGTACCTGCGTCCACCGTGATAGGCTGCTACCTCTACCAGCTGTCCCACTGGGGGGACTTCAGGGCCAGTGCCAGGGACTCATACGTGGCAGCAGAGATGCTGAGGATCTTTATGTCTCTGCTGGTGGGCATCACGTCGGGCATGTGGATCTGGTCGGCCAAGACCCTCCACACCTGGAAACGCTGCTCTGCCCGGCTGTGGAGGGACGGTCGGGCAGGGAGGGGCAAGCGGGCACCGGGGGACAGCTGGATAAAACCTGGCAAGGGCAACGAGACGGTggtgtga